The following proteins are co-located in the Apium graveolens cultivar Ventura chromosome 5, ASM990537v1, whole genome shotgun sequence genome:
- the LOC141659388 gene encoding tetrahydroberberine oxidase-like, translating into MKALFSYSLLSFLVSILLYLYCAEMSGQASYIAFLQCLNDQSDHLYPISELLFTPENSSYTSILQLGLRNLRFTSPEFLKPLVIVTPVHESQIQSVVNCAREHRVHIRIRCGGHDFEGLSYTARVPFVMIDMINLQSVDVDLENNSAWVQGGANIGEVYYRIAKKSSILGFPGGVRGTVGVTGLISGGGYGAMVRKYGLAADNVIDVRMINVNGEILDRKSMGEDLFWAIRGGIASSFGIIVAWNLKLVAVPETVTIFSVARTLEQGATDLVHQWQYVAPKIDRDLYIRIQIKAVNLNQDGSKRTIVVSFESLFLGGVDKLLSIMQISFPELDLVKDDCREVSWLKSCLWFAGNSAFRFGESDELLLNRSLIPYLYYKAKSDYVQEPISKEGFQMIWKKYFELEAGAANILMTPYGGKMDEFSASELPFPHRAGNLYMMYNGVSWQANTSRDEQLKRLNWLKSLYNDLAPYVSKNPRTAYVNYNDLDLGIGSLTYEEASQWGFKYFGINFERLVRVKTLVDPDNFFNHEQSIPAFPSLSKDEL; encoded by the coding sequence ATGAAGGCACTGTTCTCGTATTCACTCTTGTCATTTCTTGTTTCGATTCTTTTGTATCTGTATTGTGCTGAAATGTCGGGCCAGGCTTCGTATATAGCTTTTCTTCAATGTTTGAATGATCAGTCAGATCATTTATATCCAATATCAGAATTGTTGTTTACCCCGGAGAATTCTTCGTACACATCCATCTTGCAGCTTGGATTAAGAAATCTTCGATTCACATCACCTGAGTTCCTTAAGCCTTTGGTTATTGTTACACCAGTCCATGAGTCCCAAATACAGTCAGTTGTCAACTGTGCTAGAGAACACCGTGTGCATATCAGGATTCGGTGTGGAGGTCATGACTTTGAGGGTCTTTCTTACACGGCACGTGTCCCGTTTGTTATGATTGACATGATAAATCTTCAGTCTGTCGATGTTGATTTGGAAAACAACTCTGCCTGGGTTCAAGGTGGTGCAAATATCGGGGAAGTTTATTATCGGATTGCTAAAAAGAGTAGCATCCTTGGCTTTCCAGGAGGTGTGCGGGGCACTGTTGGTGTCACTGGACTAATCAGTGGTGGAGGATATGGAGCTATGGTAAGAAAGTATGGTCTTGCTGCTGACAATGTAATTGATGTCCGGATGATTAATGTAAATGGTGAAATTCTGGATAGAAAATCTATGGGAGAAGATCTTTTTTGGGCCATTAGAGGAGGTATAGCTTCTAGTTTTGGTATCATAGTCGCGTGGAACTTGAAGCTAGTTGCTGTGCCAGAGACTGTTACTATATTTTCTGTTGCAAGGACTTTAGAGCAAGGTGCTACTGACCTTGTTCATCAGTGGCAATATGTTGCTCCCAAAATTGATAGAGATTTATACATAAGAATCCAAATAAAAGCAGTGAATTTAAATCAAGATGGATCAAAGAGAACTATAGTTGTTTCTTTTGAATCCTTGTTTCTTGGAGGGGTTGATAAACTACTTTCTATAATGCAAATCAGCTTCCCGGAACTGGACTTGGTAAAAGATGACTGCAGAGAAGTCAGTTGGCTTAAATCTTGTCTTTGGTTTGCTGGAAATTCTGCTTTTCGATTCGGTGAATCAGATGAACTTTTACTGAATCGAAGTTTAATTCCTTACCTATACTACAAAGCAAAATCTGACTATGTTCAAGAACCTATATCCAAAGAAGGATTTCAAATGATATGGAAGAAATATTTTGAGCTTGAGGCAGGAGCAGCTAATATATTAATGACACCGTATGGAGGAAAAATGGATGAGTTCTCAGCATCGGAGCTTCCATTTCCCCACAGAGCTGGAAACTTGTACATGATGTATAATGGAGTGTCTTGGCAGGCAAACACGAGCAGAGATGAACAGTTAAAGAGATTGAATTGGCTCAAAAGCCTATACAATGACCTGGCTCCTTACGTTTCAAAGAACCCGAGGACTGCGTATGTAAACTACAATGATCTTGACTTGGGGATTGGAAGCTTAACCTACGAAGAAGCAAGCCAATGGGGTTTTAAATACTTTGGAATCAATTTTGAGCGTTTGGTTAGAGTAAAGACTCTGGTTGATCCTGACAATTTCTTCAATCATGAACAGAGCATTCCTGCTTTTCCATCTTTATCAAAAGATGAACTGTAA
- the LOC141661230 gene encoding uncharacterized protein LOC141661230 → MDVQENGELRGKPVEDLVLIPLDSLDPEKVTDVFAWTSADMPGIDPKLITHRLNVDPTRKAVKQKKRTYAPDRLEAIKQEVEKLLEAGFIEEVQFPEWLANPVMVKKANGKWRMCIDFTDLNDACPKDCYPLPRINTLIDATAGHEMLSFMDGFSGYNQIKMHKDDTPKTAESQETFEQLKKYMTEAPLLAKPSPEDTLYLYLAVSEQAVSAVLIKKEQKLQKPVYYVSKVLHEAELNYSTTEKYALALITASRKLRPYFQAHKIEVLTDQPLRNILHSLKASGRIIKWAIELGEFDIKYKPRTAIKDQTLADFVVECTINNKKFGGGGQEILDFPTANNEAKYEALIADLGLAKAVSAKNLKVCRDSRLVVAQVNGEFEVKDETMAKYLRVIKGILTQFDELPKWYAEHVPREENTIADALSQSASSEIENYLRSIYFQVLKTPTIHVIKLIALVGVTSCWIDPIKTHLETRWLSDDAREAPKLSVRAWRYSLIEGLLYKRSFVIPYIKCLRPLEADEVLKEAYEGICGQHLGCQRQAPIVRQPPERLISITTPIPFAMWGMDILGPFPVALGHRNIKLRFTSVAHPQENGQAEVANRIILDELNKRVERSRNTWADELLPILWAYHTTCKVTTKATLFLLAYGVEAVVPLEITHGSPRIEAYEPENNEECMRFALDLIDEVRDEANACNAEHQRRAFLYYNRRVKERFFQ, encoded by the exons ATGGATGTCCAAGAGAATGGCGAACTGCGAGGGAAGCCAGTGGAGGACTTGGTCCTAATTCCCCTAGACTCCTTAGACCCTGAGAAGGTCAC tgatgtgtttgcttggacatcagctgatatgcctgggatTGACCCGAAACTTATAACTCATAGGTTAAACGTCGATCCGACTCGAAAAGCTGTAAAGCAGAAGAAGAGAACTTATGCTCCTGATAGGCTAGAAGCCATTAAACAGGAGGTCGAGAAGCTCCTAGAAGCTGGATTCATTGAGGAAGTACAATTCCCGGAATGGTTGGCCAACCCCGTAATGGTTAAGAAGgccaatgggaagtggaggatgtgcatcGACTTCACTGACTTGAATGATGCTTGTCCCAAGGACTGCTACCCCCTACCAAGGATTAATACCTTGATTGACGCCACTGCTGGACACGAGATGCTaagctttatggatggatttagtggtTACAATCAAAttaaaatgcataaggatgacacccccaag ACAGCTGAGAGCCAAGAGACCTTTGAACAGCTAAAGAAGTACATGACTGaagccccattgttggccaaacCAAGTCCGGAGGACACCCTTTATCTGTACCTGGCGGTATCTGAGCAAGCCGTGAGTGCAGTCCTCATAAAGAAAGAACAGAAACTCCAGAAGCctgtatactatgtaagcaagGTGCTCCATGAAGCAGAGTTGAATTACTCCACCACAGAGAAGTACGCGCTTGCTCTCATTACAGCCTCGAGGAAATTAAGACCATATTTCCAGGCTCACAAGATCGAAGTCCTGACAGACCAACCCTTGAGGAACATTCTACATAGCCTGAAGGCTAGCGGAAGGATCATTAAGTGGGcaattgagttaggagaatttgacatcaagtacaagcctcgAACGGCCATCAAGGATCAGACCTTAGCAGACTTTGTGGTCGAATGTACCATTAACAATAAAAAATTCGGGGGGGGGGGGCAGGAGATA ttggacttCCCAACTGCAAACAATGAAGCAAAATATGAAGCGTTGATAGCCGACTTAGGCTTGGCTAAAGCCGTGAGTGCCAAAAACCTGAAGGTCTGTAGAGACTCAAGACTCGTAGTTGCTCAAGTTAATGGAGAGTTTGAGGTCAAAGATGAAACTATGGCCAAGTACCTGAGAGTCATAAAGGGAATACTAACTCAATTTGATGAATT gCCTAAATGGTACGCAGAACATGTTCCGAGAGAGGAAAACACTATAGCGGATGCCTTGTCCCAATCCGCCTCATCTGAAATCGAGAACTATCTGAGAAGTATCTACTTCCAGGTCTTGAAGACCCCTACTATTCATGTCATAAAGTTGATAGCATTGGTTGGTGTGACAAGCTGTTGGATAGATCCAATCAAGACCCACTTAGAGACTAGGTGGCTCTCCGATGATGCCCGGGAGGCACCTAAGCTGTCGGTTAGAGCATGGAGATATTCATTGATTGAAGGCCTTCTCTATAAAAGGTCTTTTGTTATTCCGTACATAAAGTGCTTGAGACCTCTTGAAGCAGATGAGGTACTTAAAGAAGCCTATGAAgggatttgtggacaacacttggg GTGCCAGAGGCAAGCTCCAATAGTACGACAGCCCCCAGAGAGGCTTATATCTATCACCACACCCATCCCTTTTgcaatgtggggaatggatatacttggaccaTTTCCTGTAGCATTGGGACATAGGAA CATAAAGCTTCGCTTCACCTCGGTTGCTCACCCACAAGAAAATGGACAGGCAGAAGTTGCTAATAGAATCATCCTTGATGAACTTAATAAAAGGGTTGAACGTTCAAGGAACACTTGGGCAGATGAGTTGTTGCCTATACTATGGGCATATCATACCACCTGCAAggtgactactaaagctaccCTGTTTCTGCTGGCTTACGGAGTCGAGGCCGTCGTGCCCCTCGAGATCACTCATGGATCCCCTAGGATCGAAGCTTATGAGCCAGAGAACAATGAAGAATGCATGAGGTTCGCTCTTGATCTCATCGATGAGGTCAGAGATGAGGCCAACGCCTGCAAtgcagagcatcaacgaagagcctTCCTCTATTACAATAGAAGGGTCAAAGAAAGGTTCTTTCAGTAG